The Parambassis ranga chromosome 14, fParRan2.1, whole genome shotgun sequence genome includes a window with the following:
- the picalma gene encoding phosphatidylinositol binding clathrin assembly protein a isoform X10, with product MSGQSITDRITAAQHSVTGSAISKTVCKATTHEIMGPKKKHLDYLIQCTNEMNVNIPQLADTLFERTTNTSWVVVFKSLTATHHLMVYGNERFIQYLASRNTLFNLSNFLDKSGLQGYDMSTFIRRYSRYLNEKAVSYRQVAFDFTKVKRGSDGVMRTMNTEKLLKTIPIIQNQMDVLLDFNVNANELTNGVINAAFMLLFKDAIRLFAAYNEGIINLLEKYFDMKKVQCKEGLDIYKKFLTRMTRISEFLKVAEQVGIDRGDIPDLSQAPSSLLDALEQHLASLEGKKVKDSTAASRASTLSNAVSSLANTGISFTKVDEREKQAALEEEQARLKALKEQRLKELQKNPAATTDSSPVSNLGGTINSTPAIDLFSTPSSTNSTAKAANDLLDLQPAFQQPLSTTNTWGGFTASPTPQQPQNSQGLSVDFDSFFGNNTNANNLDSTDVLGGILKPTVASSPSLDMTLNGQQPNKLVSNDLDSSLANLVGNLGIGNGTAKNDLHWSQPGEKKLTGGTNWQPKTAPSTTWNPATMAPSVMAFPANTPTGMMAYAMPPHVGPVMMTQPTMMYTQPVMRPPNPFGSNPGAQSPTPSSPSSLSPLRVPGKDPFSQLFLQNFL from the exons ACTTGATTCAGTGCACGAATGAGATGAATGTGAACATCCCTCAGCTGGCTGACACGCTGTTTGAAAGGACCACCAACACCAGCTGGGTGGTTGTCTTCAAGTCCCTCACCGCTACACACCATCTGATGGTCTATGGCAATGAG AGATTTATACAGTATCTGGCTTCAAGGAACACACTGTTCAACCTCAGCAATTTTTTGGACAAAAGTGGACTACAAG GCTATGATATGTCCACATTCATCAGGAGGTATAGCCGCTACCTGAATGAGAAGGCTGTGTCGTACAGACAAGTTGCTTTTGACTTCACTAAAGTAAAAAGAGG GTCTGATGGCGTGATGAGAACCATGAACACAGAGAAACTGCTCAAAACCATCCCCATCATCCAAAATCAGATGGATGTGTTACTCGATTTCAAT GTCAATGCCAACGAACTGACAAATGGTGTGATTAACGCAGCCTTCATGCTTCTGTTCAAAGATGCAATCCGACTGTTTGCAGCCTACAACGAGGGCATAATTAACCTCTTgg AGAAATACTTTGACATGAAGAAGGTCCAGTGCAAAGAAGGACTGGACATCTACAAGAAGTTCCTCACACGAATGACAAGAATCTCAGAGTTCCTCAAAGTTGCAGAG CAAGTTGGAATTGATCGAGGAGACATCCCTGATCTGTCTCAG GCCCCCAGCAGCCTGCTTGATGCCCTGGAGCAACACCTAGCTTCTTTAGAGGGGAAGAAAGTCAAAGACtcaacagcagccagcag AGCTAGCACCCTGTCCAATGCGGTCTCTTCCCTGGCAAACACTGGAATATCATTTACCAAAGTGGATGAAAGGGAAAAACAGGCAGCCCTGGAGGAAGAGCAGGCCCGCCTAAAAGCACTCAAA GAGCAGCGTCTGAAAGAGCTCCAGAAAAACCCTGCAGCCACCACAGACTCCTCCCCTGTCTCCAATCTGGGTGGGACCATCAATTCTACCCCCGCCATTGACCTCTTCTCCACCCCCAGCTCCACCAACAG CACCGCCAAGGCAGCCAatgacctgctggacctgcaGCCAGCTTTCCAGCAGCCTCTCTCCACGACCAACACATGGGGAG GGTTCACTGCCTCCCCAACACCCCAGCAGCCACAGAACTCTCAAGGCCTTAGTGTCGATTTTGACTCATTTTTTGGTAACAACACAAATGCCAACAACCTGGATTCTACAG ATGTTTTAGGTGGCATCCTCAAACCTACAGTGGCGTCCTCACCAAGTCTGGATATGACCCTGAACGGGCAACAACCAAACAAACTAGTGTCCAACGACCTGGATTCATCTCTTGCCAATCTTGTTGGCA ATCTGGGAATCGGGAATGGAACAGCAAAGAA TGACCTTCACTGGAGTCAGCCTGGAGAGAAGAAGCTGACAGGTGGAACCAACTGGCAACCCAAGACAGCTCCATCTACCACCTGGAATCCTGCAACCATG GCACCATCTGTCATGGCCTTCCCTGCAAACACACCAACGGGCATGATGGCATATGCAATG CCTCCCCACGTGGGTCCCGTGATGATGACACAGCCTACTATGATGTACACCCAGCCTGTGATGAGGCCACCCAATCCCTTCGGCTCCAATCCAGGTGCACAG TCACCCACACCTTCTAGCCCCTCCAGTCTGAGCCCCCTCAGAGTCCCAGGGAAGGACCCCTTTTCACAGCTCTTTCTGCAGAATTTCTTGTAG
- the picalma gene encoding phosphatidylinositol binding clathrin assembly protein a isoform X11 translates to MSGQSITDRITAAQHSVTGSAISKTVCKATTHEIMGPKKKHLDYLIQCTNEMNVNIPQLADTLFERTTNTSWVVVFKSLTATHHLMVYGNERFIQYLASRNTLFNLSNFLDKSGLQGYDMSTFIRRYSRYLNEKAVSYRQVAFDFTKVKRGSDGVMRTMNTEKLLKTIPIIQNQMDVLLDFNVNANELTNGVINAAFMLLFKDAIRLFAAYNEGIINLLEKYFDMKKVQCKEGLDIYKKFLTRMTRISEFLKVAEQVGIDRGDIPDLSQAPSSLLDALEQHLASLEGKKVKDSTAASRASTLSNAVSSLANTGISFTKVDEREKQAALEEEQARLKALKEQRLKELQKNPAATTDSSPVSNLGGTINSTPAIDLFSTPSSTNSTAKAANDLLDLQPAFQQPLSTTNTWGGFTASPTPQQPQNSQGLSVDFDSFFGNNTNANNLDSTGGILKPTVASSPSLDMTLNGQQPNKLVSNDLDSSLANLVGNLGIGNGTAKNDLHWSQPGEKKLTGGTNWQPKTAPSTTWNPATMAPSVMAFPANTPTGMMAYAMPPHVGPVMMTQPTMMYTQPVMRPPNPFGSNPGAQSPTPSSPSSLSPLRVPGKDPFSQLFLQNFL, encoded by the exons ACTTGATTCAGTGCACGAATGAGATGAATGTGAACATCCCTCAGCTGGCTGACACGCTGTTTGAAAGGACCACCAACACCAGCTGGGTGGTTGTCTTCAAGTCCCTCACCGCTACACACCATCTGATGGTCTATGGCAATGAG AGATTTATACAGTATCTGGCTTCAAGGAACACACTGTTCAACCTCAGCAATTTTTTGGACAAAAGTGGACTACAAG GCTATGATATGTCCACATTCATCAGGAGGTATAGCCGCTACCTGAATGAGAAGGCTGTGTCGTACAGACAAGTTGCTTTTGACTTCACTAAAGTAAAAAGAGG GTCTGATGGCGTGATGAGAACCATGAACACAGAGAAACTGCTCAAAACCATCCCCATCATCCAAAATCAGATGGATGTGTTACTCGATTTCAAT GTCAATGCCAACGAACTGACAAATGGTGTGATTAACGCAGCCTTCATGCTTCTGTTCAAAGATGCAATCCGACTGTTTGCAGCCTACAACGAGGGCATAATTAACCTCTTgg AGAAATACTTTGACATGAAGAAGGTCCAGTGCAAAGAAGGACTGGACATCTACAAGAAGTTCCTCACACGAATGACAAGAATCTCAGAGTTCCTCAAAGTTGCAGAG CAAGTTGGAATTGATCGAGGAGACATCCCTGATCTGTCTCAG GCCCCCAGCAGCCTGCTTGATGCCCTGGAGCAACACCTAGCTTCTTTAGAGGGGAAGAAAGTCAAAGACtcaacagcagccagcag AGCTAGCACCCTGTCCAATGCGGTCTCTTCCCTGGCAAACACTGGAATATCATTTACCAAAGTGGATGAAAGGGAAAAACAGGCAGCCCTGGAGGAAGAGCAGGCCCGCCTAAAAGCACTCAAA GAGCAGCGTCTGAAAGAGCTCCAGAAAAACCCTGCAGCCACCACAGACTCCTCCCCTGTCTCCAATCTGGGTGGGACCATCAATTCTACCCCCGCCATTGACCTCTTCTCCACCCCCAGCTCCACCAACAG CACCGCCAAGGCAGCCAatgacctgctggacctgcaGCCAGCTTTCCAGCAGCCTCTCTCCACGACCAACACATGGGGAG GGTTCACTGCCTCCCCAACACCCCAGCAGCCACAGAACTCTCAAGGCCTTAGTGTCGATTTTGACTCATTTTTTGGTAACAACACAAATGCCAACAACCTGGATTCTACAG GTGGCATCCTCAAACCTACAGTGGCGTCCTCACCAAGTCTGGATATGACCCTGAACGGGCAACAACCAAACAAACTAGTGTCCAACGACCTGGATTCATCTCTTGCCAATCTTGTTGGCA ATCTGGGAATCGGGAATGGAACAGCAAAGAA TGACCTTCACTGGAGTCAGCCTGGAGAGAAGAAGCTGACAGGTGGAACCAACTGGCAACCCAAGACAGCTCCATCTACCACCTGGAATCCTGCAACCATG GCACCATCTGTCATGGCCTTCCCTGCAAACACACCAACGGGCATGATGGCATATGCAATG CCTCCCCACGTGGGTCCCGTGATGATGACACAGCCTACTATGATGTACACCCAGCCTGTGATGAGGCCACCCAATCCCTTCGGCTCCAATCCAGGTGCACAG TCACCCACACCTTCTAGCCCCTCCAGTCTGAGCCCCCTCAGAGTCCCAGGGAAGGACCCCTTTTCACAGCTCTTTCTGCAGAATTTCTTGTAG